A single window of Bradyrhizobium daqingense DNA harbors:
- a CDS encoding FUSC family protein codes for MSSKGLLFSQKARPNCTECNVSVGAGQTAHHCQRDYAGVGQRLNNPELIAMSHPSSFLDRHAALVFSIRTFAAAMLAFSIALWLGMPRPYWAMATVYITSNRLSGATWSKAAYRMLGTLIGAAGTIALIPNLVNAPELLSLAIALWVGFCLYLSLIDGTPRSYMFMLAGYTVALLGFPVLSTPELTFDLVSARVQEIMLGIVCASTVSMLVLPRSVASAIAKQADAWLGEARQLGADVLTGRGSDDKRDDERIRLAAVASEIDQLCRHLDYETNTSTTITRGLQRLRQHMLALLPLLASIEDQRHDLDAHQALTRHIAEISAKAARWLAAEGDDDREADALRFMLDGVQPPIDAAAGWTEIMTAGFVIHIRQLIDVAQDCRVLSAAIAEGRDPDALLLAFTADAMSPAMLHRDHGLALWTAAATALSVLACCAVWIATGWTDGASAPIYAAVVGSLFAGVDEPLPTFRKLYRAFLVVIAVNGIYTFGLLPRITTLELVVAALMPTFVLFGWMAARRATAGIGSLLVTFTAVQLALESSYAADFASFANANVALMVGVGLTGVVLSIVRPFGAEWIANRLLRSNWSTLAEIAESRRPLDRVAIASLMQHRLALLASRIAVVPAAARRDIANLRQLRAALSVNELRKASLGRPAAAAVNELLVRLAMACRVHIGARLPDQLLAQLDNTITSALRERVSEGWNETLYSLAGIRTGLFPGAAPYRPDEPGQGRVAA; via the coding sequence ATGAGTTCGAAAGGGTTGCTGTTTAGTCAAAAAGCCCGACCGAATTGCACCGAATGCAATGTCTCGGTTGGCGCGGGGCAGACCGCACACCACTGTCAACGTGACTATGCGGGCGTCGGGCAGCGTCTTAATAATCCGGAACTGATTGCCATGAGCCATCCTTCGTCATTCTTGGATCGGCATGCCGCACTCGTCTTTTCGATCAGGACGTTTGCGGCGGCCATGCTGGCATTTTCGATCGCGCTGTGGCTTGGGATGCCGCGACCCTATTGGGCGATGGCCACTGTCTACATCACGTCGAACCGGCTCAGCGGGGCGACTTGGTCGAAAGCGGCCTACCGCATGCTGGGAACACTGATCGGTGCGGCAGGCACAATCGCGCTGATCCCCAATCTCGTGAATGCCCCTGAGCTCCTCAGCCTCGCCATCGCGCTCTGGGTTGGGTTCTGCCTCTACCTGTCGCTGATCGACGGAACGCCGCGAAGCTACATGTTCATGCTGGCGGGCTACACTGTGGCGCTCTTGGGCTTTCCCGTGCTCTCCACCCCAGAACTCACCTTCGATCTGGTGTCGGCCCGCGTCCAGGAGATCATGCTCGGCATTGTCTGCGCGAGCACCGTCTCGATGCTGGTGCTGCCGCGGAGCGTCGCCTCCGCGATTGCGAAACAGGCGGACGCCTGGCTTGGCGAAGCGCGTCAGCTCGGGGCGGATGTCCTGACCGGGCGGGGCAGCGACGATAAGCGAGATGACGAGCGCATCCGGCTGGCCGCCGTCGCCAGCGAAATCGACCAGCTTTGCCGGCATCTCGATTACGAGACCAACACATCAACCACCATCACGCGGGGCCTTCAGCGCCTGCGACAACACATGCTGGCGCTGCTCCCGCTGCTTGCATCGATTGAGGACCAGAGACATGACCTCGACGCTCACCAGGCATTGACCCGGCACATCGCCGAAATCAGTGCGAAAGCCGCACGCTGGCTCGCCGCCGAAGGCGACGATGATCGGGAAGCCGATGCCTTGCGGTTTATGCTGGACGGCGTCCAGCCGCCGATTGACGCGGCCGCCGGCTGGACCGAAATCATGACCGCCGGCTTTGTGATTCACATTCGCCAGCTCATTGACGTCGCGCAGGATTGCCGGGTGTTGAGCGCGGCGATCGCCGAGGGGCGCGATCCGGACGCGCTTCTGCTTGCCTTCACGGCGGACGCCATGAGCCCGGCTATGCTTCACCGCGATCACGGGCTGGCGCTGTGGACTGCCGCGGCAACGGCATTGTCGGTCCTCGCCTGCTGCGCGGTCTGGATCGCCACGGGCTGGACCGACGGCGCCTCCGCGCCAATTTATGCAGCCGTGGTCGGCTCGCTTTTCGCGGGCGTCGATGAGCCTCTTCCGACCTTCCGGAAGCTTTATCGGGCATTCCTCGTCGTGATTGCGGTCAACGGGATCTACACATTTGGCCTCCTGCCGCGGATCACAACACTCGAACTGGTGGTCGCCGCGTTGATGCCAACTTTTGTGCTGTTCGGCTGGATGGCGGCACGGCGCGCTACGGCAGGCATAGGTTCGCTGCTGGTTACCTTCACTGCGGTGCAATTAGCGTTGGAATCCTCTTATGCCGCCGACTTCGCTTCTTTTGCCAACGCGAATGTGGCGCTGATGGTTGGCGTCGGGCTGACCGGTGTCGTCTTGAGCATTGTGCGCCCATTCGGTGCGGAATGGATCGCAAATCGGTTGCTCCGCAGCAATTGGTCGACGCTTGCCGAAATCGCCGAGAGCAGGAGGCCGCTGGATCGTGTTGCGATTGCGAGCCTCATGCAGCATCGCCTCGCTCTTCTTGCCTCCCGCATTGCCGTGGTCCCTGCCGCGGCCCGAAGGGACATCGCCAATCTTCGCCAATTGCGAGCCGCCCTGAGCGTCAACGAGCTGCGCAAGGCGAGCCTGGGGCGTCCAGCGGCCGCTGCGGTCAACGAGTTGCTGGTGCGCCTTGCCATGGCTTGCCGGGTTCACATCGGAGCACGTCTTCCAGATCAGCTGCTCGCGCAGCTCGACAACACGATTACATCGGCGTTGCGGGAGCGAGTGAGTGAAGGCTGGAACGAGACGCTTTACAGCCTCGCCGGTATCCGCACCGGGCTGTTTCCCGGAGCCGCGCCGTATCGGCCAGATGAGCCGGGGCAAGGGAGGGTTGCCGCATGA
- a CDS encoding efflux RND transporter periplasmic adaptor subunit, which produces MKAALNWLRRFSLTAAMVLVALWSGYKLWDYYMQEPWTRDGHVRADVVPVAPDVSGFVTEVLVRDNQQVRRGDVLFRIDRARYDIAQKQAEAAVLGKRAALDEANADLKRYSALTPDVTVSKQRIDQVVATQGSAQAAYDGAVADLSLARLNLERSEVRASVNGAVTNMELRPGTYLAAGRGVMALLDSDTLRVEGYFEETKLPRIHLDDAVNVRLLGSDHMLRGRVEGIAAGIEDRDRSSGATLLANVNPTFNWVRLAQRIPVRVALDGPERNELVAGATATVEVLGSKPMTGPADAQTSSIAQGLACRAVRITVGASSLCG; this is translated from the coding sequence ATGAAAGCTGCTCTCAATTGGTTGCGTCGGTTCTCGCTCACCGCCGCCATGGTTCTCGTCGCACTTTGGTCCGGCTACAAGTTGTGGGACTATTATATGCAGGAACCGTGGACGCGGGACGGCCACGTGCGGGCCGACGTCGTCCCCGTTGCCCCCGATGTCTCGGGCTTCGTTACCGAGGTGCTCGTCAGGGACAACCAGCAGGTCCGCCGTGGGGATGTGCTGTTCCGGATCGATCGCGCCCGGTATGACATTGCGCAGAAGCAGGCCGAGGCGGCGGTGCTCGGCAAGCGCGCTGCGCTTGACGAGGCCAATGCCGATCTCAAGCGCTACAGCGCGCTCACGCCGGATGTAACGGTCTCTAAGCAGAGGATTGATCAGGTCGTCGCGACTCAGGGCTCGGCGCAGGCCGCCTACGACGGGGCCGTCGCGGACCTCAGCCTCGCCAGACTCAATCTCGAGCGCAGCGAGGTGCGGGCCTCAGTCAACGGTGCCGTCACCAACATGGAGCTGCGTCCCGGCACCTATCTCGCGGCAGGCAGAGGCGTGATGGCATTGCTCGATTCAGACACGCTTCGCGTTGAGGGCTATTTCGAGGAAACCAAACTGCCGCGCATTCACCTCGACGATGCCGTCAACGTGCGGCTGCTCGGCAGCGACCATATGTTGCGAGGACGAGTGGAGGGCATTGCCGCCGGCATTGAAGATCGCGACCGCAGCTCCGGCGCGACGCTGCTTGCCAACGTCAATCCGACATTCAACTGGGTGCGGCTGGCGCAGCGTATTCCGGTTCGTGTCGCGCTCGACGGTCCAGAGCGCAACGAACTCGTGGCTGGAGCCACCGCAACGGTCGAGGTGCTCGGGTCGAAGCCGATGACCGGGCCGGCCGACGCGCAGACGAGCAGCATCGCGCAGGGGCTTGCATGCCGGGCTGTGCGGATCACAGTGGGGGCATCATCCCTGTGCGGCTGA
- a CDS encoding DUF1656 domain-containing protein, translating into MKYELDLFGVIVPSLLLWCVVAYVLARIISKALAWAGLYRHVWHAALFDFSLYVSLVAGFVLVSKELVS; encoded by the coding sequence ATGAAGTACGAACTGGATCTGTTTGGTGTGATCGTTCCGAGCCTGCTGCTGTGGTGCGTCGTGGCCTATGTGCTGGCGCGCATCATCAGCAAGGCATTGGCGTGGGCCGGCCTGTATCGCCACGTCTGGCATGCCGCGCTGTTCGACTTTTCGCTCTACGTCTCTCTGGTGGCTGGGTTCGTGCTCGTTTCGAAGGAGCTTGTATCATGA